The segment GTCTCATGCTGCATATAAAAAAGACCCGCCCccttatatacatatatacacacatggTACGTATAGGGAGCCCGGGGGTTGGGGTGCCAATCCTGAGCGATGCTGGACACGCCGGGAGGGGGAGGGTGGGTGGAGCGAGGTGTGTGTAACCTCAGAGTAAAGTGGGAGTAAACCTGGAGTGACCTGCGAATAACCCTGGAATGAAGTGCGGTCTCCGTGTAATGTGTCTGTAAGTCCAGAGAATTGTGTGGCCTCGGGatgaaatgtgaaatgcaaGTAACCCTGGAGTAAACCCGGGGAGAAAGCGTGTCCTTGGTGTAAAGTGTCTGTAACCTCATAGTAGTGTGCTGCCTCAGGGTGAAGCGTAACTGCGGAGTTAAGTGTGAACAACCTTGGCATAAGGTATGACCAACCCAAGAGTAAAATGTGACCTCAGTGTAAAGTGTCTGTAAGCCCAGAGTAAAGTGGACCCTCAGGGAGAAGTGTCAGTAACCCTGGAGTAAAGCGTGACCTCTGGTAACCCTGGGGTAACAACTGAGTAGTCCCAGGGTGGAGGACTAGGTAACCCTGGATTAAGAAGTAGTGGCTGGGTGGGCTTGGAGTAAGGGGTCAGGGACTTCAGAGCAAGGGTTTACCTCACAGTAACAACTGTGCAGTCATGGGGTACGTAGCAACCCTGGAGTAAGGGCTGAGCAACTCTGGAGTAAGGAGTACTCCACCCTCGTGTACCAGGTAACTTTTGCCATTAAGTTGTGTAACCTAGTGCAGTGGCTGAGTAACTTCAGCGTAACAAACCTCAGGTAACTTCAAGACACTGGACTATAGCAAGGGCTGAGTAACCTTGGAGTAACAGCTGTGAACCCCAGAAGATGGGCTGAGCGTGCCCTGGAAGTGGAGTAACCTCAGAGTAAAGAGTAACACCATGGTGAGCAGCCAGAAGGGTGTACCTCTTGAGTATCCTCAGAGAAAGGGCTTGGAAGAGCAGGAAACACTAGAGATGAGGCCAAGAAACCTCTGAGTAAAGACATGGCACAGCTCAACTGAGTAACCTCTGAGTAAGTAGTGCAAGGTTGGGCCCAAGGAGCAATCAGAGGAAGTGGCTGCAAAGGGTTGTTGGTCTGTGTAAGAAGGAGAGGGACTTTGTATCTTCTGAGTAAAGGCTGAGTAGCAAAGAAGGCGCCACCATGTAACCCCAAAAGCCACCACTTACTTTGGGGTTAAGCAAGGCTAGCCCACTAAGGCCTTAGTAACCTCCGAGTAAGTGTTCAGTAAGGCCCAAGTCCCTCCTGAGCCCCCACTGAGACCCACCACACAAGCCCAGTTACGAGCACAGAGCAAGTCAgcattaaaataagaacaactTGTTAGTAAGTGTTAAGTATCCTCTGAGTAAGATGGAGCAGATCAATATTTGTGTAACTGTGGAGTAGGGCTTTGAGCTAGACTGGGATTAAGGTAGAGCCGAGTACCAGAAAGTGACATGGGCCAAGTAAACTCTGAGTAAAAAGCAGAGTAGCTGCACCAAGGAGTAGGGCAGCAATGGAGGAACAAGCACATAACTTCTGAGGAAGGGCTGAGTAGCACTGCTGTAAAGAGCAGagtaaaagcaaaggaaaggggTAGAGAAGAAACCATGTGGAGTAACTCTGGAGTAAGATATGAAAAGCAATAAAGTACCAAACAACCCCAAAGTAAGAGCTAAGTAAGCCCAGAGTATTGACCTCTACGAGTAACCCTGGATTAAGTTCTGGCTAGAAGTACTGAGTTCCCACAGACTAAGAGCTGAGTTAACTCAAAAGACCCCCAGAAGTAACTGTGGAGTCAGTTCTGACAAGGAGCAAAGTACTAAGAAACCTCAGAGTAAGGGTTGGGTAAGCCCAGAGTAAGGATCATCCACCATGAGTAACCCTGGAGTAAGTTCCAACTAGGACTAAAGTACCAACTAACCTCAATATAAGGGCTGAATAAACTGAAGAATAGAGTCCCCATGGTAACCCTGGAGTACGTTCCACCTAGGACTAGAGTATcaagtaactttaaaataagAGCCGAGTAAACCCAGAGTAAGGACCTACACAAGCAAACCCAGGATTAGGGGGAGTGCAGCCTCCAGCTGAATAGTGTCTTAGTAAACAAGGAGTAGGAGTAATGCTGGAGTAGCAAGTCAGTTGGGGCTGAGCAGCCATGAAGTAAGGCCTGGAGTAGGGCAGGAGCGGCCACAGAGCTGCGCCTGAGCTGCCTTGGAGCAATGTGGGAGTTGGGCCTGAGTAACTCTGGAGTAACCCTGGAGTAAAGTGGGAGCAAACTCTGAATAagctcccccaccaccaccctggggACCCTTCCCCCAGAGGTGAAGAAACGCCAAGTAAGGCTTGAGCAACCCCAGAGTAACCCTGGAGTAAAGTGTGAGTAACCTTGGAGGAAGCTCAAAAGGGCACCACCACTCCCCCAACACCCAGAAACTGCCCCCAGGGtgggcccccccagcccctgctaaGCCCCACCCCTGCAGGGTGAACGGCCAATATAGACTCTTATTTATAATATTgccttgaaaaaataaaactcgAAGTAAATTGGGAGAGGGGAACCCCAAAATCGAGGAAACTCCCCCCAGAAAACAGGGGGGGCCCCCCCTACAATGGGGGGTCCCACATGACCCCCCCCAAATCCAGCAGCGGCTCTTCAGGAGGGCATTTCAGGGGGACGACGACTTAGTTACAGTTTGGATGGGGAAACCCCCCTTAGGTTTgaggtgccccccccccccccgggtttGGGGGGCACTCCCCAGTTTAGAGGGGCCTCCCCCCCAGCTTTGGGgtgacccccccccccgatttTGGGGGGGAGCGGGTCCCAAAGGGTCGCAGCAGCAGTCCAtgggctgtggggagaggaaagggtTAAGGGAGGGGGGGCCCATTCCCAACAAAATgactgacaccccccccccgaATTCATgcaccctctttttttttgagggtCCAGTTTTAGAGGTTCCCCCATTTTTCAGGGGAGCTCCAATTTGGGGGGGGTGTCTACAACAGGGGGAGTCCTGAATTTGGGGGGTCTCTGAGCCCCGTATTTGGTGGGAGGCCCCCCGTTTTGGGGGAGGAATACCCCCATTTGCAAGGTGCCTGGTTCTGGGGGGATCCCCCCTTTTTAAAGAGACACCAACCCTTTTACTAGGGGGGGGTCATTTGTAAGGAGCCCCCTAAATGTTGGGGGTCCCAATTTGGAGAGAGGGGCTGATTTTGGGGGATGTTCCCTGTTTTgggggggcagggctgctccccagtTTTGGGGGAATCAATTCAGGGGGGTCCCATGGAGGGGTCCCTCCGTTTCGGGGGGCTGCCTACCTGCTCGATGTCAGAATTCGGTGTCGAGCACCCGAAAGGATGAGGAACCTGCAGAAAAAATGATGTGATGTCAGCGGAGAACCCCAAAACAGGAGGAGATCCCCACTTTTGGGGGTCCCTAGATTGTTGGGGGGTCCAAGATTCTGGGGGGTGTTCATCtctgggtttgggggggggcCAAGATTTAGGGGGGGCAGGATGTGGATTTGGGGGGATGCCCAGATTTTAGGGTGGACCCTAGGATTTTGAGGGTGGGTCTCCAAGTTTTTGGGGGAAGGGTCTGCATTCAGAGGGGTCTCCAGACTGGGGATGGGGGCTTGGGTTTAGGGGGGGCTGAcctggggggggcagggaggccGAGCGCAGCCCTggctccttctgcagctggatCTCCTTCAGCGCGAAGATGGAGGTGGCTACGGGGGATGGTGGCCTGGTGTCAATGGGGCATGGCCACGCTGAAGGGGGCGTGGTCATGCCCCACGCCCCACCCACCAGAAAGCCCCATCCCGTATCTGGACATAGCTCCTCCAATGCCCAACCAGTaccctccccccgcccccaaggAAGCCACGGTCCTCCAATGCCACGCCCACCCGCGACAAAACCCCACCCCTCCCAAGCAACACCCACAGCGCGCCCCTCTAAAAAGGCCTTGCCGCAACAAGCCCcgcccacagcagccccaccCACACCCAGCCCTCAACCACCCACTTCCACAACAGAGCCCCCGACTCTGCCAGGGCCTGCCCCTTGAAGCCACGCCCCCCAACAAAGCTCCACCTCCACCACAGCCTACCCGACCCCCACTCCCAGGCCCCGCCCTACAGTCCCCTCCCCCGCGGCCCCACCCCCCGAGGCCCCGCCCACTCACTGTCGGGCAGGGTGGTGACACGCGGCCCCAGGCAGGCGAAGAAAGGATGCGCCATCGCCTCCGCTGCCGGCATCCGCCGCCGCCCCTCGAACTGCCCCGCCCTCCGCATCAGGCCACGCCCACAAGGGATGGGGTCACGCCCCTCTCTTGTGGGCGTGGCCCCCCAacccctcccacccaccccctaCCCCATGCAGGCAGGGGGGCTCTGCGCAACGGTGGGGGGAGATGTAGGGGTGAGCGATGGGGTGGGGCTTTGGGAGGGGGCGGGGCCCAGGAAAAAGGGGcggggctggctcctgccccgcccccctcacctgcagcagctgccccagcaggtCAGCGCCGTCATGGTCCAGCCTAGGGGGGCGGGAAGGGTATGGTCAGGAATCCCCAACCTGTTATGGGGCAAAGCCACCCCATGGGGCACACACCTGCCCCCAGACCCCTGTTATGGGGCAAGGCCACCCCATGGGGCACATACCCCTCTCCCATGGGGTACATAGCTCCCACTATAGAGCAACCCCCCCTCTGCCATGTGGCAACTCCCTCACCCCTCTatggggcagccccccgccaTGCTACGGaccaccccccccacccgccccgcTACGGGGCAGCCCCCCATCCATGGGGCAGACCGTGGGGCGTGGTGCAGCAGACCCTCAGGGGGGTACGGGGGGTACTTGTGGGCCCGGAACTCAGCATTGGCCCCGATCCCTGGCCACGTCTCCTCTGTTGGGGTCCctgaggaggggggaggggatcAGGGGAGGACCCCAAAACCCCCCTGGCACCCCCACATGCCACCGGAGTCCCCCAAGCACTCCCTGACCCCTCCACaatccccccagccccaaaaccCCCTTTACTTGCCCCAAATCCTCTTTAATTTCCCCGAAACTTCCCAATTCTTCCCCAAGTCACCCAAATTTCCACCCATTCCCCCAAACTTACCCAAAATACCCTGAGTGtaccccaaacccccaaattcCCCACAAACTGGCCCAAAATCTTCCAAACCCTTTCATTTACCTCAACCCCCCTTCAATTCCCCCAAAATCCCCCAATTTCACCCAGATTTAcctgaaaaaacccaagtatgccccaacccccccaaattTCTCCAAATCTCACTCAAATCCCCCAAACTGTCCGACATTTACCTGAAAACCCCCAAATTTGCCCCAACCCCCCCCAATCtgccccaacccccccaaatcCTACCCATATCCCCCAAATTCACCCCAGATTTACCTGAACCCCCTGAAATTcgcccccaacccccccaaattCCTCCAAATCTCACTCAAACCCCAGAAATTCACCCAGATTTACCTGATACCCCCCCAGATTTGCCCCGACCCCCCCCCAATCTCACCCAAATCCCCCACATTCCCCCCGGAttccccccacagccccccaggtTTGCCCAGAAGGGCTGCGTTTCGCCCCGTACCAAGGAGACGGAAGATGAAGTGCAGCTGCTCCTCCACAGTGGAGCCGGGGAAGAGCGGCCGCCCCGTCACCATCTCCGAGAAGATGCAGCCCACACCCCTGCGAGGCCCAAGACCCTCGTGCGACAGACCCCCTGCAAAACCCCCTCCGGGGCCCCACAGGAGCCCACAGTCCCCACGCAAGGCCCCTGGGTGGGCTCAGCACCCCCGTTCCAAACCTTGTGCACGGCTCCCGTTCCTCCCGCGAGGCCGTTGTGTTAAGACCCTTGTGCAAGGGacgcccctgcagcccccctggaGCCACGTAGGAGCCTGCAGTCCCCGTGCAAAGCCCCTGGGCTCCGACCCAGCCCCCGtctgagcccccagccccctgtgcgAAGCCCCCAGCCCTCGTGCACTCACCACATGTCGATCTGGGTAGAGTACTCGGTGGAGCCCAGGAGGATGTCGGGGGGCCGGTACCAGAGCGTCACCACCTCATTAGAGTAGGTCTTCGTCGGGATGGATTTAGCCCGAGCcaggcctggggcagggggaagtgGGTTatggggggtcctgggggtccctggggcagGTAACTGGGGCCTCAGAAGGGGAAACTGGGGTCCTGGGGGCAATGGGGGGCCCTGGGGCAGGTAATTGGAGTCCCAGAGGGGCAAACTGGAGTCCTGATGGCACGAGGAACTGGGGTCCCCgagggggtcctggggggcaaTAGGCAATTTCCAAAAGGAAAGTGGGGACTGTGGGAGGGGTAACTGGGGTCCCTGATGGGGCAACGGTTGTACCTGAGGGATGGAACTGGGGTTCCCAGAGGGTCCTGGGGGCCACTGAggtcttggggggggggggggaaattgGGTGCTGGGGtcctggcaggagggagaacTGGGGACGCAGAAGAGGAAATTGGGGTCctggggggaggatgggggtCCTGGGGAAGGCAGTGGGGGTCCCTGAGAGGGGTAAATGGAGGAAGTCGGGGTAACCCAAGGGTGTCCCTGGGGGAATATGGGTGGCTGGCAGGGGAGAATGGGGATTCCTAGGGGTTCAATGAGGATTCCAGGGTGGGGTTTGGGgtcccggggcgggggagggtggggtgggtggtgcAAGAGGGGATTATGAGATTTTGGGGTGCCCCCCCCGACCAAAGTCAGCAAGCTTGAGGTCCCCACGTCGGCTGAGCAGGAGGTTCTGGGGCTTGAGATCGCGGTGCAGCACCTTGTGCCGGTGGCAGAAGGCCAGGCCCcgcagcagctggaagagaaacagctgcgccccccgcccccaaaaTGGCCCCTTGCACACTCATCGCACGCTCATTGCACACCCATTCGTGCAATCACAACCCCCTCGCGCAGATAAAAGTCGTGTCATGGGGCCCTGAACCCCTTGCGTCCTCCTCAGAAATGCCAGACACCCTCGCAGGGCCCTTTCCACACCCCTTGCACACTCGCTGCATACCCCTTGCACGCCCATTGCACGCCCCTGagcccctcacccacccccccaccccccccttgcACACCCCAGAGGGCCCTCGCACGTCCATCGCACGCACCTTGACGTTGTGCATGCTGATGACGCT is part of the Falco naumanni isolate bFalNau1 chromosome 18, bFalNau1.pat, whole genome shotgun sequence genome and harbors:
- the CDK16 gene encoding cyclin-dependent kinase 16 isoform X2 — its product is MDRMKKIKRQLSMTLRGGRAPEKSLGEPRNGHGSDSEVGADEGRMGSDGESDPPSGTSSEEVASPVRLRLRQHPARPGSSEDINKRLSLPADTRLPESGLDRLGLPGPLSRRLRRVSLSEIGFGKLETYVKLDKLGEGTYATVYKGRSKLTENLVALKEIRLEHEEGAPCTAIREVSLLRDLKHANVVTLHDIVHTPQCLTLVFEYLDRDLKQYLDDCGSVISMHNVKLLRGLAFCHRHKVLHRDLKPQNLLLSRRGDLKLADFGLARAKSIPTKTYSNEVVTLWYRPPDILLGSTEYSTQIDMWGVGCIFSEMVTGRPLFPGSTVEEQLHFIFRLLGTPTEETWPGIGANAEFRAHKYPPYPPEGLLHHAPRLDHDGADLLGQLLQFEGRRRMPAAEAMAHPFFACLGPRVTTLPDTTSIFALKEIQLQKEPGLRSASLPPPGSSSFRVLDTEF
- the CDK16 gene encoding cyclin-dependent kinase 16 isoform X5, with the protein product MAMAATADINKRLSLPADTRLPESGLDRLGLPGPLSRRLRRVSLSEIGFGKLETYVKLDKLGEGTYATVYKGRSKLTENLVALKEIRLEHEEGAPCTAIREVSLLRDLKHANVVTLHDIVHTPQCLTLVFEYLDRDLKQYLDDCGSVISMHNVKLFLFQLLRGLAFCHRHKVLHRDLKPQNLLLSRRGDLKLADFGLARAKSIPTKTYSNEVVTLWYRPPDILLGSTEYSTQIDMWGVGCIFSEMVTGRPLFPGSTVEEQLHFIFRLLGTPTEETWPGIGANAEFRAHKYPPYPPEGLLHHAPRLDHDGADLLGQLLQFEGRRRMPAAEAMAHPFFACLGPRVTTLPDTTSIFALKEIQLQKEPGLRSASLPPPGSSSFRVLDTEF
- the CDK16 gene encoding cyclin-dependent kinase 16 isoform X1 → MDRMKKIKRQLSMTLRGGRAPEKSLGEPRNGHGSDSEVGADEGRMGSDGESDPPSGTSSEEVASPVRLRLRQHPARPGSSEDINKRLSLPADTRLPESGLDRLGLPGPLSRRLRRVSLSEIGFGKLETYVKLDKLGEGTYATVYKGRSKLTENLVALKEIRLEHEEGAPCTAIREVSLLRDLKHANVVTLHDIVHTPQCLTLVFEYLDRDLKQYLDDCGSVISMHNVKLFLFQLLRGLAFCHRHKVLHRDLKPQNLLLSRRGDLKLADFGLARAKSIPTKTYSNEVVTLWYRPPDILLGSTEYSTQIDMWGVGCIFSEMVTGRPLFPGSTVEEQLHFIFRLLGTPTEETWPGIGANAEFRAHKYPPYPPEGLLHHAPRLDHDGADLLGQLLQFEGRRRMPAAEAMAHPFFACLGPRVTTLPDTTSIFALKEIQLQKEPGLRSASLPPPGSSSFRVLDTEF